In the genome of Triticum urartu cultivar G1812 chromosome 5, Tu2.1, whole genome shotgun sequence, one region contains:
- the LOC125511453 gene encoding protein FIZZY-RELATED 2-like has protein sequence MDHHHQQGQPPSPADANSKPPTPSSTPASRHGSGSAPSWPPSSTEGAPARGPASSSASSAAPATPASRTVYSDRFIPSRTGSNLALFDLAPAPSSSASGSAAPPSPYCALLRAALFGPDTPDRLASSAGASSSSAASPVGSPAGGNIFRFKAEVPRNAKRALFAGGDDQDLLFPGIFTPKGSGPRKIPRSPYKVLDAPALQDDFYLNLVDWSSHNVLSVGLGNCVYLWNACSSKVTKLCDLGADDTVCSVSWAQRGTHLAVGTNQGTVQIWDATRCKRMRTMESHRMRVGALAWNSSLLSSGSRDKNILHHDLRAPEDYVSKLTGHKSEVCGLKWSYDNRQLASGGNDNKLFVWNQHSVQPVLKYTEHTAAVKAIAWSPHLHGLLASGGGTADRCIRFWNTTTNTHLSSMDTGSQVCNLVWSKNVNELVSTHGYSQNQIIVWRYPTMSKLATLTGHTFRVLYLAISPDGQTIVTGAGDETLRFWNVFPSPKSQSSDSLSSIGATSFVRSYIR, from the exons ATGGACCACCACCACCAGCAGGGGcagccgccgtcgccggcggACGCCAACTCGAAGCCGCCGACGCCGTCGAGCACGCCCGCCTCGCGCCACGGCTCTGGCTCGGCGCCCTCCTGGCCGCCCTCCTCCACCGAGGGCGCCCCGGCGCGCGGGCCGGCGTCCTCCTCCGCCTCGTCCGCGGCACCCGCCACGCCGGCCTCCCGCACCGTCTACAGCGACCGCTTCATCCCCAGCCGCACCGGATCCAACCTCGCGCTCTTCGACCTCGccccggccccctcctcctccgcctccggaTCTGCCGCTCCCCCCTCACCCTACTGCGCGCTCCTCCGCGCGGCGCTCTTCGGGCCCGACACGCCCGACCGCCTCGCCTCCTCCGCCggggcctcctcctcctccgcggccTCCCCCGTCGGCTCCCCCGCCGGCGGCAACATATTCCGCTTCAAGGCCGAGGTGCCGAGGAACGCCAAGCGGGCGCTCTTCGCCGGCGGGGACGACCAGGACCTGCTCTTCCCCGGCATCTTCACCCCCAAGGGCTCCGGCCCCAGGAAGATCCCCAGGTCGCCCTACAAG GTGCTGGATGCGCCCGCATTGCAGGACGACTTCTACCTCAACCTCGTGGATTGGTCTTCGCACAATGTCCTCTCGGTCGGATTGGGGAATTGCGTCTACCTGTGGAATGCATGCAGCAGCAAG GTCACCAAGCTCTGCGATTTGGGGGCGGACGACACCGTTTGTTCCGTGAGTTGGGCGCAGCGTGGCACCCACCTGGCTGTAGGGACTAACCAAGGCACCGTCCAG atatGGGATGCAACACGCTGTAAAAGAATGAGAACCATGGAAAGCCATCGCATGCGAGTAGGTGCTCTTGCATGGAACTCTTCATTGCTTTCTTCTGGCAGTCGTGACAAGAACATCCTTCATCATGATCTCCGTGCTCCGGAGGACTATGTTAGCAAACTCACCGGGCATAAATCTGAG GTCTGTGGGCTCAAGTGGTCTTATGATAACCGTCAGCTTGCATCTGGTGGAAACGACAACAAA CTTTTTGTTTGGAATCAACATTCAGTACAGCCAGTGCTGAAGTATACTGAGCACACAGCAGCTGTGAAAGCTATTGCCTGGTCACCTCATCTACACGGCCTTCTTGCATCTGGTGGTGGAACTGCAGATAGGTGCATAAGATTTTGGAATACGACCACAAATACACACTTGAGTTCCATGGATACAGGGAGTCAG GTCTGTAATCTTGTGTGGTCAAAGAATGTGAATGAGCTTGTTAGCACACACGGATACTCCCAGAATCAGATAATAGTGTGGCGGTATCCAACGATGTCAAAG CTTGCCACGTTGACAGGACATACATTCAGAGTATTATATTTAGCCATCTCCCCTGATGGACAG ACAATTGTTACTGGTGCTGGTGACGAGACGCTCCGGTTTTGGAACGTGTTTCCGTCTCCCAAGTCCCAG AGTTCTGACAGCTTAAGTAGCATTGGAGCGACATCATTTGTTAGGAGCTACATCCGGTGA
- the LOC125511455 gene encoding sugar transport protein MST1-like produces MAVGAVGVEAGHGSPLAYGGELTFTVVMTCLVAASGGLIFGYDIGISGGVSQMKPFLQTFFPKVLRRMADAKRSQYCIFDSHALTSFTSSLYIAGLVSSFAAGRVTRSLGRRGVMLLGGALFFAGGAMTGAAMNLAMLIVGRMLLGFGVGFTNQATPLYLAEMAPARWRGSLGVAFQFFLALGILIANLVNYGTARLEWGWRLSLGLAGAPAIVIFVGALFLTDTPSSFIMRGKADLARSALLRVRGASANVDAELKDITRAVEAAQSSEEGAFRKLFADRQYRPHLTFSIVVPFCHQLSGMMVLTFFSPLVFRIAGFGSNAALMGAVILAAVKFGSLILSTLVIDRYGRKVLVMVGAVIMVVCQVANAWIMGAQAANGHIPRAYGVALLVLTCVQGAGFGMSWAPLIWIIPGEIFPMEIRSAGQSVSVSTTLGLTFLQTQTFLALLCRLKYATFAYYAAWVVALTAFVLVFLPETKGVPLESMGSVWERHWYWKRFVGDGHGRRKPASSPSAST; encoded by the exons ATGGCCGTAGGTGCCGTTGGCGTCGAGGCTGGCCATGGTTCCCCTTTGGCTTACGGCGGCGAGCTCACGTTCACCGTGGTCATGACCTGCCTTGTGGCGGCCTCCGGCGGCCTCATCTTCGGCTACGACATCGGCATCTCAG GCGGCGTCTCGCAGATGAAGCCCTTCTTGCAGACCTTCTTCCCCAAGGTGCTCAGGCGGATGGCGGACGCGAAGCGGAGCCAGTACTGCATCTTCGACAGCCACGCGCTGACCTCCTTCACCTCGTCCCTCTACATCGCGGGGCTCGTGTCGTCCTTCGCCGCTGGCCGCGTCACCAGGTCGCTGGGCCGGCGTGGCGTGATGCTGCTGGGCGGGGCTCTCTTCTTCGCGGGCGGCGCCATGACCGGCGCCGCGATGAACCTCGCCATGCTCATCGTCGGCCGCATGCTGCTCGGCTTCGGCGTCGGGTTCACCAACCAGGCCACCCCGCTGTACCTCGCCGAGATGGCCCCCGCGCGGTGGCGCGGCTCCCTCGGCGTCGCCTTCCAGTTCTTCCTCGCCCTCGGGATCCTCATCGCCAACCTCGTCAACTACGGCACCGCGCGCCTCGAGTGGGGCTGGAGGCTCTCCCTCGGCCTCGCCGGCGCGCCGGCCATCGTCATCTTCGTCGGCGCTCTCTTCCTCACCGACACGCCCAGCAGCTTCATCATGCGCGGGAAGGCCGACCTCGCCCGGTCGGCGCTCCTCCGGGTGCGCGGGGCCAGCGCGAACGTGGACGCCGAGCTCAAGGACATCACGCGCGCCGTGGAGGCCGCGCAGAGCAGCGAGGAAGGCGCGTTCCGGAAGCTGTTCGCCGATCGGCAGTACCGCCCGCACCTGACCTTCTCCATCGTGGTGCCGTTCTGCCACCAGCTGAGCGGCATGATGGTCCTGACCTTCTTCTCGCCGCTGGTGTTCCGCATCGCCGGCTTCGGGAGCAACGCGGCGCTGATGGGCGCGGTCATCCTCGCCGCCGTCAAGTTCGGCTCGCTCATCCTCTCCACGCTGGTGATCGACCGGTACGGCCGTAAGGTGCTCGTCATGGTGGGCGCGGTGATCATGGTCGTGTGCCAGGTCGCGAACGCGTGGATCATGGGAGCGCAAGCCGCCAACGGCCACATACCGCGGGCTTACGGGGTGGCGCTGCTGGTGCTCACCTGCGTGCAGGGCGCCGGGTTCGGCATGTCGTGGGCGCCGCTCATCTGGATCATCCCCGGCGAGATCTTCCCGATGGAGATACGGTCGGCGGGGCAGTCGGTGAGCGTGTCGACCACGCTGGGGCTCACCTTCCTGCAGACGCAGACCTTCCTCGCCCTGCTGTGCCGGCTCAAGTACGCCACGTTCGCCTACTACGCAGCCTGGGTGGTGGCTCTCACGGCCTTCGTCTTGGTCTTCCTGCCGGAGACCAAGGGCGTACCCCTCGAGTCCATGGGCTCCGTCTGGGAGCGCCACTGGTACTGGAAGAGGTTCGTCGGCGACGGCCACGGCCGGCGCAAACCAGCTTCATCTCCGTCTGCGTCAACATGA
- the LOC125511454 gene encoding phragmoplastin interacting protein 1-like, producing MAAEDQIPRAQANPEKTKKRKKPKKDKWGQPISAAADEPAVEQVQEQEAPEEPVAAAAAEVGEGAESYERGKVVASGMPYTTTEEEIRELFDQFGPIRSLQLSRFPDSGNFRGLAFVTFESDEVAVKSLELDGYKIGNRFMRVERCRITASSKRQKKTEFESDPEKPDGCLSAYVGNLSWNITEKDLRDFFKSSRIASIRFAIDKRTGDSRGFCHVDFEDDESLEKAVGMNQSELRGRPVKIAYAIINRA from the exons ATGGCGGCCGAGGACCAGATCCCGCGAGCGCAAGCCAACCCCGAGAAGACTAAGAAGCGGAAGAAGCCCAAGAAGGACAAGTGGGGGCAGCCCATCTCCGCCGCGGCCGACGAGCCGGCCGTCGAGCAGGTGCAGGAGCAAGAGGCACCCGAGGAGCCTGTCGCAGCGGCCGCGGCGGAGGTCGGGGAGGGCGCTGAGAGCTATGAGCGCGGCAAGGTGGTGGCGAGCGGCATGCCGTACACGACCACCGAGGAAGAGATCCGGGAGCTGTTCGACCAGTTCGGCCCCATCCGCTCCCTCCAGCTCTcccgcttcccggactccggcAACTTCCGCGGCCTCGCCTTCGTTACCTTCGAG TCAGATGAAGTTGCCGTGAAATCTCTGGAGCTTGATGGATACAAAAT TGGTAACAGGTTTATGAGGGTCGAAAGATGCAGGATAACTGCTAGCTCGAAGAGGCAAAAGAAGACAGAGTTTGAATCTGATCCTGAGAAGCCTGATGGCTGCCTCTCGGCTTATGTCGGCAATCTCTCATGGAACATCACCGAGAAGGACTTGAGAGATTTCTTCAAATCATCAAGGATTGCATCAATAAGATTTGCCATCGACAAGAGAACTGGAGATTCTCGCGGTTTCTGCCATGTTGATTTCGAGGATGACGAATCACTCGAGAAAGCTGTAGGGATGAATCAATCTGAACTGAGGGGCAGACCTGTGAAGATAGCGTATGCTATCATCAACAGGGCCTGA